A single genomic interval of Paenibacillus macerans harbors:
- a CDS encoding DUF817 domain-containing protein — protein MKNRLWHALQQLVRFGWQQALSCVFPVAIFASLALTQFIPLPWLHRYDWLLIICLTMQVWMLRAGLETRDELKVITVFHLIGLALEMFKVHMGSWSYPEEGWTKVNGVPLYSGFMYASVASYLCQAWRRLKVELVRFPPLWLVIPLAASIYLNFFTHHYWIDVRWWLSALVLIVFWRTWVTYEVGRHRYRMPLALAFVLIGFFIWIAENVATFFSAWKYPNQSDAWHLVHVGKISSWLLLVIISFLIVAALKQVKEQRPAIGQDSRDSIQSGSHLPLEARRSGRQLD, from the coding sequence ATGAAAAACCGCTTATGGCATGCCCTGCAGCAGTTGGTTCGCTTCGGCTGGCAGCAAGCTTTGTCCTGCGTATTTCCCGTGGCCATCTTTGCTTCGCTGGCTCTGACCCAGTTCATCCCTCTTCCCTGGCTGCACCGTTACGATTGGCTGCTGATCATCTGCCTAACCATGCAAGTATGGATGCTGCGTGCCGGACTTGAAACCCGCGACGAACTGAAGGTGATCACCGTCTTCCACCTGATCGGTTTGGCTCTGGAAATGTTCAAGGTTCACATGGGGTCCTGGTCTTACCCGGAAGAAGGCTGGACGAAGGTGAACGGGGTCCCCCTCTACAGCGGATTTATGTATGCCAGCGTGGCCAGCTACTTGTGTCAGGCCTGGCGGCGTCTGAAGGTTGAACTGGTTCGCTTTCCGCCGCTCTGGCTGGTCATCCCGCTCGCCGCTTCCATCTATCTGAATTTCTTCACCCACCATTATTGGATCGACGTTCGCTGGTGGTTGTCCGCGTTGGTGCTGATCGTATTTTGGCGAACCTGGGTGACCTATGAGGTTGGGCGCCATCGCTACCGGATGCCGCTAGCCCTCGCCTTCGTGCTGATCGGCTTCTTTATTTGGATTGCGGAGAATGTCGCCACCTTCTTTAGCGCGTGGAAATACCCGAATCAATCCGACGCCTGGCATCTTGTCCATGTCGGCAAGATCAGTTCCTGGCTTCTGCTCGTCATCATCAGCTTTCTGATTGTCGCCGCATTGAAGCAAGTCAAGGAGCAGCGGCCCGCGATTGGCCAAGATAGCCGCGACTCCATTCAAAGCGGAAGCCATTTGCCTTTAGAGGCCCGACGAAGCGGTAGACAATTAGATTAG
- a CDS encoding helix-turn-helix domain-containing protein: protein MAVIINIDVMLAKRKMSVTELSEKVGITMANLSVLKNGKAKAIRFSTLEAICKALDCQPGDILEYRNDEETQGSNG, encoded by the coding sequence GTGGCCGTGATCATCAATATTGACGTGATGCTGGCGAAAAGGAAAATGAGCGTCACGGAACTTTCGGAGAAGGTCGGCATCACGATGGCGAATCTTTCCGTATTGAAAAATGGGAAAGCCAAAGCGATTCGATTTTCCACGTTAGAGGCGATTTGCAAGGCTTTGGATTGTCAGCCTGGAGATATTTTGGAATACAGAAATGATGAAGAGACTCAAGGATCAAATGGATAG
- a CDS encoding DUF2975 domain-containing protein gives MKREQGSTLFLKGVVFLMGIVVLALCLFGVPGIVNELIEYYPAMIYLPILIGMYGAAIPFFFALHQTLKLLSYIDKNTAFSESSVTALKNIKNCAIAISILYAAILPVLYIIAEKDDAPGLAALGLVIAFASIVIAVFAAVLQKLLRNAIDIKSENDLTI, from the coding sequence ATGAAACGTGAACAAGGTTCAACGCTGTTCTTAAAGGGTGTTGTTTTCCTGATGGGCATTGTGGTATTGGCTTTGTGTCTGTTTGGGGTGCCCGGGATCGTCAATGAATTGATCGAATATTACCCCGCGATGATTTACTTGCCTATTCTAATTGGTATGTATGGAGCGGCGATTCCGTTTTTCTTTGCGCTGCATCAGACGTTGAAGCTTTTAAGTTATATCGACAAGAACACCGCTTTCTCGGAATCGTCGGTGACGGCTTTAAAAAATATTAAAAATTGTGCAATCGCCATCAGCATCTTGTATGCGGCAATTCTGCCGGTTCTTTATATCATCGCGGAGAAAGACGACGCCCCGGGGCTCGCCGCGCTCGGATTGGTCATTGCTTTTGCGTCCATCGTGATCGCCGTCTTTGCGGCTGTGCTTCAAAAGCTATTAAGAAATGCCATCGACATAAAATCGGAGAACGACTTAACGATCTGA
- a CDS encoding C40 family peptidase, which translates to MNFHNELKTSRIGKKLLGAGLCLSIIFSGSVAFTSQPAQAAAASSNTSIADHIAATGEQFMGVPYRFGAKSGRTDAFDCSSFVQYVYKQNGINLPRSSRQQATVGTPVSKDQLQPGDLVFSDTNRDGVINHVSIYIGNGQLLHTYRVGIGVTISDFAGSAWDRTFVTARRVLPDNG; encoded by the coding sequence ATGAACTTCCATAACGAACTCAAGACAAGTCGGATTGGCAAAAAATTGTTGGGTGCCGGTCTTTGCCTTTCGATCATCTTTTCCGGGAGCGTGGCGTTTACGAGCCAACCTGCCCAAGCCGCGGCGGCTTCGTCCAACACATCCATTGCGGATCATATTGCCGCCACCGGCGAACAATTTATGGGCGTTCCTTATCGCTTCGGTGCCAAATCGGGAAGAACCGATGCGTTTGATTGTTCCTCTTTTGTTCAATATGTGTACAAGCAAAACGGCATCAATCTTCCGCGTTCGTCGCGACAACAGGCGACGGTAGGCACCCCGGTGTCCAAAGATCAATTGCAGCCGGGCGATTTGGTCTTCTCGGATACGAATCGGGACGGCGTTATTAATCACGTAAGTATTTACATCGGGAACGGCCAATTGCTGCACACGTATCGGGTTGGCATCGGCGTCACGATTTCCGACTTCGCGGGCAGCGCCTGGGATCGGACGTTTGTGACGGCTCGCCGTGTGCTTCCCGACAATGGATAA